A window of the Burkholderia sp. 9120 genome harbors these coding sequences:
- the mutY gene encoding A/G-specific adenine glycosylase, giving the protein MSDFSARLIAWQRQHGRHDLPWQNTRDPYRIWLSEIMLQQTQVSTVIPYYAKFLARCPDVAALAAAPVDDVMALWAGLGYYTRARNLHRCAQTVVERHGGAFPASVEELAELPGIGRSTAAAIASFAFGARATILDGNVKRVLARVFGVEGFTGEKKVENAMWTLAESLLPLNASDDEVSAYTQGLMDLGATLCVRGKPDCLRCPYAVDCVANVTGRQRELPTARPKKTVPTRRTWMLVLRDGNAVMLEKRPPSGIWGGLWSLPEAPDEAALAERARAFGGDGAVSPLAPLTHVFTHFKLDIEPRLAELDREVGALAVLGDADTAWVPLSDLDSFGVPAPVRKLLEGLQGSLI; this is encoded by the coding sequence ATGTCTGATTTTTCCGCGCGGCTGATCGCGTGGCAGCGTCAGCATGGGCGTCACGATCTGCCGTGGCAGAACACGCGCGATCCGTACCGCATCTGGCTGTCAGAAATCATGCTGCAGCAGACCCAGGTGTCGACGGTGATTCCGTACTACGCGAAGTTTCTCGCGCGTTGTCCGGATGTCGCCGCGCTCGCCGCCGCGCCGGTCGACGACGTCATGGCGCTGTGGGCCGGCCTCGGTTACTACACGCGTGCGCGCAATCTGCATCGCTGCGCGCAAACCGTCGTCGAGCGGCATGGCGGCGCGTTTCCGGCCTCGGTCGAAGAGCTTGCGGAATTGCCGGGCATTGGCCGATCGACGGCGGCGGCGATCGCGTCGTTCGCGTTCGGCGCGCGCGCGACGATTCTCGACGGCAATGTGAAGCGCGTGCTGGCGCGCGTATTCGGCGTCGAAGGTTTTACCGGCGAAAAGAAAGTCGAAAACGCGATGTGGACGCTGGCGGAATCGCTGCTCCCGCTCAACGCGTCGGACGACGAAGTCAGCGCCTACACGCAAGGTCTGATGGACCTCGGCGCCACGCTGTGCGTGCGCGGCAAGCCGGATTGTTTGCGCTGCCCGTATGCGGTCGACTGTGTAGCCAACGTAACGGGACGTCAGCGCGAACTGCCCACGGCACGTCCGAAGAAAACCGTGCCGACGCGTCGCACCTGGATGCTGGTGCTGCGCGACGGCAACGCGGTGATGCTGGAGAAGCGGCCTCCGTCGGGCATCTGGGGCGGCTTGTGGAGCCTGCCCGAAGCTCCCGACGAAGCCGCGCTCGCCGAGCGTGCGCGCGCGTTCGGCGGCGACGGCGCGGTCTCGCCGCTGGCGCCGCTCACGCATGTGTTCACGCACTTCAAGCTGGATATCGAGCCACGCCTCGCCGAGTTGGATCGCGAGGTAGGCGCGCTGGCCGTGCTAGGTGACGCGGACACCGCGTGGGTCCCGTTGAGCGATCTCGATTCGTTTGGTGTGCCGGCGCCGGTGCGCAAGCTGCTGGAAGGCTTGCAGGGTTCGTTGATCTGA
- a CDS encoding RNA polymerase factor sigma-54: MKASLQLRLSQHLALTPQLQQSIRLLQLSTLELQQEVAMAISQNPLLENEDDWIASPLRVAADGSLIAQAPNSSAPPDQMGGNTSSSSSSSERAENGEPQGVDEYNGLSGDSNGDASQWNLDDYGRSGNASDDDDLPPLQIHESSTSLRDHLMAQLRVTQAGQRDRALITFLIESLDDDGYLAATLDEVLADLPDELEVDTDELNAALALLHSFDPAGVGARSASECLKLQLLRLDTSPTRTLALDIVAHHLELLAARDFTRLRKHLKANDDDLRDAHVLIRSLEPFPGAAYGKAEADYVVPDIMVRKTAQGWQAELNPEVVPKLRINHLYANILRNNRGDPGSGSLRQQLQEARWLIKNIQQRFETILRVAQAIVERQKSFFVHGEIAMRPLVLREIADTLGLHESTVSRVTTGKYMLTPFGTLEFKYFFGSHVSTDTGGAASSTAIRALIKQLIGAENPKSPLSDSRIAELLAEQGFVVARRTVAKYREALKIPAVNLRKSL, translated from the coding sequence ATGAAAGCCAGCCTCCAACTCCGCCTATCGCAGCATCTTGCGCTGACGCCACAACTGCAGCAGTCCATCCGGCTGCTTCAGTTGTCTACGCTCGAACTGCAGCAGGAAGTCGCAATGGCGATCTCGCAGAATCCGCTCCTCGAAAACGAGGACGACTGGATCGCGAGCCCGTTGCGCGTGGCGGCGGACGGCTCGCTGATCGCGCAAGCGCCCAATTCATCCGCACCGCCGGACCAGATGGGCGGCAACACGTCGTCATCGTCCAGCAGCAGCGAGCGCGCCGAGAATGGCGAGCCGCAAGGCGTGGACGAATACAACGGCCTCTCGGGCGACAGCAACGGCGACGCGTCGCAATGGAATCTCGACGACTACGGCCGCTCCGGCAACGCGTCGGACGACGACGATCTGCCGCCGCTGCAAATTCACGAATCCAGTACCTCGCTGCGCGATCATCTGATGGCGCAATTGCGCGTGACCCAGGCGGGTCAACGCGACCGCGCGCTGATCACGTTCCTGATCGAATCGCTCGACGACGACGGCTATCTCGCCGCCACGCTCGACGAAGTGCTCGCCGATCTGCCCGACGAACTCGAAGTCGACACCGACGAACTGAATGCCGCGCTAGCGCTGCTGCATAGCTTCGACCCGGCAGGTGTGGGCGCGCGCTCGGCATCCGAATGTCTGAAGCTGCAATTGCTCCGGCTCGACACGTCGCCTACGCGTACGCTCGCGCTCGACATCGTGGCTCACCATCTGGAACTGCTCGCGGCTCGCGATTTCACACGTCTGCGCAAACACCTGAAGGCCAACGACGACGACCTGCGCGACGCGCACGTGCTGATCCGCTCGCTCGAGCCGTTTCCCGGCGCCGCCTACGGCAAAGCCGAAGCGGACTACGTGGTGCCCGACATCATGGTGCGTAAAACGGCGCAGGGCTGGCAGGCCGAACTGAATCCGGAAGTCGTGCCGAAGCTGCGTATCAATCATCTGTACGCCAATATTCTGCGCAATAACCGGGGCGATCCGGGTAGCGGTTCGTTGCGCCAGCAACTGCAGGAAGCGCGCTGGTTGATCAAAAATATCCAGCAGCGTTTCGAGACCATCCTGCGGGTTGCGCAAGCTATTGTGGAACGTCAAAAGAGCTTTTTTGTCCACGGCGAAATTGCTATGCGCCCCTTGGTCTTGCGGGAAATTGCTGATACGCTAGGCCTACACGAGTCAACTGTCTCGCGTGTGACAACCGGTAAATACATGCTGACCCCATTCGGGACGCTTGAATTTAAGTACTTCTTCGGATCACACGTTTCGACTGACACGGGCGGCGCGGCGTCTTCAACGGCGATCCGTGCGCTCATCAAGCAACTGATAGGAGCGGAAAACCCGAAATCTCCTCTTTCAGACAGCCGCATAGCCGAACTGCTGGCGGAACAGGGCTTCGTGGTCGCGCGCCGCACTGTGGCGAAGTATCGCGAAGCACTCAAGATTCCGGCAGTCAACCTGCGCAAGTCTCTGTAG
- the mutM gene encoding bifunctional DNA-formamidopyrimidine glycosylase/DNA-(apurinic or apyrimidinic site) lyase produces MPELPEVEVTRRGIEPYVSGRKVERVDIRTPALRWPIPAELAKTLRGRVVRKVERRGKYLLFEIDAGWFIVHLGMTGTLRVLRHVPHPPAAAKHDHVDWIFDEFILRYRDPRRFGAVLWHSREAGDVLEHPLLAGLGVEPFSPAFSGALMHRLTRGRKVSVKQALLAGEIVVGVGNIYASESLFRAGIRPTTAAGRVSLVRYDLLADAVRVTLAAAIEKGGSTLRDFVGSNGESGYFQLDYFVYDRAGLPCRVCETPIKQIVQGQRSTYFCPTCQR; encoded by the coding sequence ATGCCAGAGTTGCCAGAAGTTGAGGTTACCCGACGGGGAATCGAACCGTATGTGTCCGGCCGCAAGGTTGAACGCGTCGATATCCGCACGCCCGCGCTGCGCTGGCCGATTCCGGCCGAGCTTGCGAAAACCTTGCGCGGCCGTGTGGTCCGTAAGGTCGAGCGGCGCGGCAAGTATCTGCTGTTCGAAATCGACGCGGGCTGGTTCATTGTGCACCTTGGCATGACTGGCACGCTGCGGGTGCTGCGTCACGTGCCGCATCCGCCGGCCGCGGCGAAACACGATCACGTCGACTGGATTTTCGACGAATTCATTCTGCGCTATCGCGATCCCCGGCGCTTCGGCGCGGTGCTATGGCATTCGCGTGAAGCCGGCGACGTGCTCGAGCATCCGCTGCTCGCCGGGCTTGGCGTCGAGCCGTTTTCGCCGGCGTTCTCCGGTGCGCTGATGCATCGTCTCACGCGCGGGCGCAAGGTGTCGGTGAAGCAGGCACTGCTGGCCGGTGAAATCGTGGTCGGTGTGGGCAATATCTACGCGTCGGAGAGTCTGTTTCGCGCCGGCATCCGGCCGACCACGGCGGCGGGCCGCGTCTCGCTGGTGCGCTACGACCTGCTTGCTGACGCCGTGCGCGTAACGCTCGCCGCCGCGATCGAGAAGGGCGGCAGCACGCTGCGCGATTTCGTCGGCAGCAACGGCGAAAGCGGATACTTCCAGCTCGACTATTTCGTCTATGATCGCGCGGGGCTGCCGTGCCGCGTGTGTGAAACGCCGATCAAACAGATCGTGCAGGGGCAGCGCTCCACGTATTTCTGTCCCACCTGTCAGCGTTAA
- a CDS encoding LON peptidase substrate-binding domain-containing protein: MSSTSTVLADVPLFPLHTVLFPDGLLPLKIFEARYLDMARDCLREKTPFGVCLLKSGAEVAREQEPSVPEAIGCLAEIEECDVEAFGMLLIRARGTRRFRLLSHRVEHNGLLVGMAEPLGEDMPLEGNELLAKFGACAEVLERIIATIRERDADSLPFAEPFRLEDPSWVSNRLAEVLPIALRARQKLMELQDAGARIDVVHHYMQQHQLL; the protein is encoded by the coding sequence ATGTCTTCTACTTCTACTGTGCTTGCCGATGTGCCGCTGTTTCCGCTGCATACGGTGCTGTTTCCCGACGGCCTGCTGCCGTTGAAGATCTTCGAAGCGCGCTATCTCGACATGGCGCGCGACTGTCTGCGCGAGAAAACGCCGTTCGGCGTGTGTCTGCTGAAAAGCGGCGCCGAGGTCGCGCGTGAGCAGGAGCCTTCGGTGCCCGAAGCAATCGGCTGTCTGGCCGAAATCGAAGAGTGCGATGTCGAAGCCTTCGGCATGCTGCTGATTCGCGCACGCGGCACGCGGCGCTTCCGGCTGCTGTCGCATCGGGTGGAACACAATGGCTTGCTGGTCGGCATGGCCGAACCGCTCGGCGAGGATATGCCGCTCGAAGGCAACGAACTGCTGGCCAAATTCGGCGCATGCGCGGAAGTGCTCGAGCGGATCATTGCCACGATCCGCGAGCGGGACGCCGATAGCCTGCCGTTCGCGGAGCCGTTCAGGCTCGAAGATCCGTCGTGGGTGTCGAACCGGCTCGCCGAAGTGCTGCCGATCGCGTTGCGCGCGCGTCAGAAATTGATGGAATTGCAGGACGCCGGCGCACGGATCGATGTGGTTCATCACTACATGCAGCAGCATCAACTGCTTTGA
- a CDS encoding tetratricopeptide repeat protein, producing the protein MNLSFVKLFSKRPASAFRVPHAVSARRMLGAAALAVWALAAVPAHAQDPSPDSDDTSVTLPDPLGPASAEDQKSLPNVPLTSQIVFQVLAAEVALQRDQPAPAYQTYLALARDTHDPRMAQRATEIALAAQSPSDALAAAQLWQQYAPSSERAAQLDASLLVLSGKPDDAEPILARELTKVPAENRGSAILALQLLLSRGPNRVGGLHVLQDLLKNDMDRPEAQLAIARQQIQADDAPGARKSLEQALTLKPDYLPAALMLSQMGPEERKEGIASLEKYVQQNPKSHDARLALAQMYLASDRLDDAQKQFETMHKNDAKDLTPLMALALIKIQQKNFTDAQTYLTQYAQQAEKTPGADPGQAYIYLAQLSLEQKNEAAAGDWLNKISPQSQQYVPAQITRAQLLAKQGKTDDARKLLANLPASDPRDQALIARTDAAILFDAKRYPEAESRLQQATANFPDDPDLTYDYAMAAEKTGHYDVMEAQLRKLIQTQPDNPQAYNALGYSLADRGQRLAEADKLVEKASSLAPNDAFIMDSVGWVKYRMGDTSDAIKLLRKAYDIQPNAEIGAHLGEVLWKTGAQDQARAAFRDARKLEPDNDTLVKTLQRLQVNDL; encoded by the coding sequence ATGAACTTGTCCTTCGTGAAGCTGTTTTCGAAGCGCCCGGCTAGCGCATTCCGCGTGCCGCACGCCGTGTCCGCCCGCCGGATGCTAGGTGCTGCCGCGCTCGCGGTCTGGGCGCTGGCCGCCGTGCCCGCGCACGCGCAGGACCCTTCCCCAGACTCGGATGACACTTCGGTCACCCTGCCGGACCCGCTTGGGCCCGCATCGGCTGAAGACCAGAAGTCTCTGCCGAATGTGCCGCTGACAAGTCAGATCGTATTCCAGGTGCTCGCCGCCGAAGTCGCGTTGCAACGCGACCAACCCGCGCCCGCCTACCAGACCTATCTCGCGCTCGCGCGCGACACGCACGATCCGCGCATGGCGCAGCGCGCCACCGAAATCGCGCTGGCCGCGCAAAGCCCGTCGGACGCACTGGCCGCCGCGCAGTTGTGGCAGCAGTATGCGCCGAGTTCGGAGCGCGCCGCGCAACTCGACGCGTCGCTGCTCGTGTTGTCCGGCAAGCCTGACGACGCCGAGCCGATCCTCGCCCGCGAACTCACCAAGGTGCCGGCCGAAAATCGCGGCAGCGCGATTCTGGCGTTGCAGTTGCTGCTCTCGCGCGGACCGAATCGCGTTGGCGGGCTGCACGTGCTGCAGGACCTGTTGAAGAACGACATGGACCGGCCGGAAGCGCAATTGGCTATCGCACGTCAGCAGATTCAGGCGGACGACGCGCCGGGTGCGCGCAAGTCGCTCGAACAGGCGCTCACGCTCAAGCCGGACTACCTGCCGGCCGCGTTGATGCTGTCGCAAATGGGCCCGGAAGAGCGCAAGGAAGGCATTGCGTCGCTCGAAAAGTACGTGCAGCAGAATCCGAAATCGCATGACGCGCGTCTCGCGCTCGCGCAGATGTATCTCGCGAGCGACCGTCTGGACGACGCGCAGAAGCAGTTCGAGACCATGCACAAGAACGACGCGAAAGATCTCACGCCGCTCATGGCGCTCGCGTTGATCAAGATCCAGCAGAAGAATTTCACCGACGCGCAAACGTATCTGACGCAGTACGCGCAGCAGGCCGAGAAAACGCCCGGCGCGGATCCGGGCCAGGCGTATATCTACCTGGCGCAGTTGTCGCTGGAGCAGAAGAACGAGGCTGCCGCGGGCGACTGGCTGAACAAGATTTCGCCGCAAAGCCAGCAATACGTGCCGGCGCAGATCACGCGCGCCCAGTTGCTCGCCAAGCAGGGCAAGACCGACGACGCACGCAAGCTGCTGGCCAATTTGCCGGCGTCCGATCCGCGTGACCAGGCGCTGATTGCCCGCACCGACGCGGCGATCCTGTTCGACGCGAAGCGCTACCCGGAAGCGGAGTCGCGCCTGCAGCAAGCCACGGCGAACTTCCCCGACGATCCCGATCTGACCTATGACTACGCGATGGCCGCCGAAAAAACCGGCCATTACGACGTGATGGAAGCGCAGTTGCGCAAGCTGATCCAGACGCAGCCGGACAATCCCCAGGCGTACAACGCACTGGGGTATTCGCTGGCCGATCGCGGCCAGCGTCTCGCGGAAGCGGACAAGCTGGTCGAGAAGGCGTCGTCGCTGGCGCCTAACGACGCATTCATCATGGACAGCGTCGGCTGGGTCAAATACCGCATGGGCGATACGTCGGACGCGATCAAGCTGCTGCGCAAGGCGTACGACATCCAGCCGAACGCCGAAATCGGCGCGCATCTCGGCGAAGTGTTGTGGAAAACCGGCGCGCAGGACCAGGCGCGCGCGGCCTTCCGCGACGCCCGCAAGCTCGAACCGGATAACGACACGCTGGTCAAAACGCTTCAACGACTTCAGGTGAACGATCTTTGA
- a CDS encoding PTS sugar transporter subunit IIA — protein sequence MERHSNAPARRIQATFSPVNMNRLAKFLPLENVVVGLSVTSKKRVFEQAGLIFENQNGIARSTVTDNLFARERLGSTGLGEGVAIPHGRIKGLKQPLAAFVRLAEPIPFESPDGQPVSLLIFLLVPEQATQQHLEILSEIAQLLSDREARERLHTEEDRESLHRLLTQWQP from the coding sequence ATGGAACGTCACTCAAACGCCCCAGCGAGGAGAATTCAGGCCACGTTTTCGCCTGTCAACATGAATCGTTTAGCCAAATTTCTTCCCCTCGAGAACGTCGTCGTCGGACTATCGGTCACCAGCAAGAAACGTGTATTCGAGCAAGCGGGCCTGATCTTCGAGAACCAGAACGGCATCGCCCGTAGCACGGTCACTGACAATCTGTTTGCGCGTGAGCGCCTCGGATCGACGGGGCTCGGTGAAGGCGTCGCGATTCCGCATGGCCGGATCAAAGGCTTGAAGCAGCCGCTCGCCGCGTTCGTCCGTCTTGCCGAACCCATCCCCTTCGAATCGCCCGACGGTCAGCCGGTTTCGCTGCTGATCTTCCTGCTCGTGCCCGAACAGGCCACCCAGCAGCACCTCGAAATTCTTTCGGAAATCGCCCAGTTGCTGTCCGATCGCGAAGCCCGCGAGCGCCTGCACACGGAAGAAGACCGCGAATCATTGCATCGCCTGCTCACTCAGTGGCAACCTTGA
- the lptB gene encoding LPS export ABC transporter ATP-binding protein: MSTSASLPNRKPAGTSSSLVVRNLKKRYGSRTVVKDVSLDVKSGEVVGLLGPNGAGKTTSFYMIVGLVPLDAGEIDLDGKSISLLPIHKRASLGLSYLPQEASVFRKLTVEENIRAVLELQHEDNGKRLSKDTITSRTEALLDELQIAHLRQNPALSLSGGERRRVEIARALATNPSFILLDEPFAGVDPIAVLEIQKIVKFLKQRNIGVLITDHNVRETLGICDHAYIISDGSVLASGAPSDIIENESVRRVYLGEHFRM, encoded by the coding sequence GTACGTAATCTGAAGAAGCGCTACGGTTCGCGCACGGTCGTCAAAGACGTGTCGCTCGACGTGAAAAGCGGCGAAGTGGTCGGTCTGCTTGGGCCTAACGGCGCCGGCAAGACGACCTCGTTCTACATGATCGTCGGCCTCGTGCCGCTCGACGCCGGTGAAATCGATCTGGACGGCAAGTCGATCAGCCTGCTGCCGATCCACAAACGCGCTTCGCTGGGCTTATCGTATCTGCCGCAGGAAGCTTCCGTGTTCCGCAAGCTCACCGTCGAAGAAAACATTCGCGCGGTGCTGGAGTTGCAGCACGAAGACAACGGCAAGCGGCTCAGCAAAGACACCATCACGAGCCGCACCGAAGCGTTGCTCGACGAGTTGCAGATCGCGCATTTGCGCCAGAATCCGGCGCTGTCGCTGTCGGGTGGCGAACGTCGCCGGGTTGAAATCGCGCGCGCGCTGGCCACCAATCCGAGCTTTATTCTGCTCGACGAACCGTTCGCGGGCGTCGACCCGATCGCGGTGCTGGAAATCCAGAAGATCGTTAAGTTTCTGAAGCAGCGCAATATCGGCGTGCTGATCACCGACCACAACGTGCGCGAAACGCTCGGCATCTGCGATCACGCGTACATCATCAGCGACGGCAGCGTGCTGGCTTCCGGCGCGCCGAGCGACATCATCGAAAACGAAAGCGTGCGGCGCGTCTATCTGGGCGAGCACTTCCGCATGTAA
- the lolB gene encoding lipoprotein insertase outer membrane protein LolB, whose product MRLSRLLSFPRAPRGAVLGFAAATAVALAGCASVTPKGPSTSNAATSVTAQTTRAYQGRFAIQYNDQNGQQRNAYGNFIWQETGDTVTLQLRNPLGQTLAIVTSSPASATLELPNKQPLTADNVSTLMQNALGFALPVEGLRYWLQPSPAPTSRARTEKDPDQPSRLKQITQDGWTIDYLAYADAPATGVKRLNLSRSEPPLDIKLVLDQ is encoded by the coding sequence ATGCGTCTTTCCCGTTTGCTTTCCTTTCCCCGGGCGCCGCGTGGCGCGGTGCTCGGATTCGCAGCGGCGACGGCTGTCGCGTTGGCTGGCTGCGCGTCGGTCACGCCGAAAGGGCCGTCCACGTCGAATGCGGCGACTTCCGTGACCGCGCAAACCACCCGCGCTTATCAAGGCCGCTTCGCGATCCAGTACAACGATCAGAACGGCCAGCAGCGGAACGCGTACGGCAACTTCATCTGGCAGGAAACCGGCGACACCGTGACCCTGCAGTTGCGCAATCCGCTTGGCCAGACGTTGGCAATCGTGACGTCGTCGCCGGCGTCGGCCACGCTCGAACTGCCGAACAAGCAACCGCTCACCGCGGATAACGTCTCCACGTTGATGCAGAACGCGCTCGGCTTCGCGTTGCCGGTCGAAGGGCTGCGTTATTGGCTGCAACCGTCGCCGGCGCCGACTTCGCGCGCCAGGACCGAGAAGGATCCGGACCAGCCGTCGCGTCTGAAGCAGATCACGCAAGATGGCTGGACGATCGACTACCTCGCGTATGCCGACGCTCCGGCCACTGGCGTGAAGCGCCTGAACCTGAGCCGCTCGGAACCGCCGCTCGACATCAAGCTCGTGCTGGATCAGTAA
- the raiA gene encoding ribosome-associated translation inhibitor RaiA has translation MNLQISGHHLEVTPALREYVITKLDRVLRHFDQVIDGSVVLSVDNHKEKEKRQKVEINLHLKGKDIFVESCDSDLYAAIDLMIDKLDRQVLRHKDRLQGHAHEAIKYQPAPQIDVPPQ, from the coding sequence ATGAATCTGCAGATCAGTGGACACCACCTCGAAGTAACGCCTGCGTTGCGCGAATACGTGATCACCAAACTGGATAGGGTGCTAAGACATTTCGATCAGGTAATCGACGGCAGTGTGGTCCTCTCGGTCGACAACCACAAGGAAAAGGAAAAGCGTCAAAAGGTTGAAATTAACCTGCATCTAAAAGGCAAGGACATCTTTGTCGAGAGCTGTGACAGCGACCTCTACGCTGCGATCGATCTGATGATCGACAAGCTTGACCGACAGGTGTTACGCCACAAGGATCGTCTGCAAGGCCATGCGCATGAGGCGATCAAGTATCAGCCGGCGCCGCAGATAGACGTGCCGCCGCAATAG
- the rapZ gene encoding RNase adapter RapZ, with translation MRIILITGISGSGKSVALNALEDAGYYCVDNLPPRFLPQLASYLAEDGHDRLAVAIDARSSASLDDMPAMIRDLSRAHDVRVLFLNASTQSLIQRFSETRRRHPLSGSTAHDADVGLLTSLAEAIEREREFVAGLAEFGHQIDTSNLRANVLRAWVKRFIEQEDAGLVLMFESFGFKRGVPLDADFVFDVRTLPNPYYDHELRPLTGLDKPVMDFLDALPVVHEMIDDIEKFLAKWLPHFRDDNRSYLTVAIGCTGGQHRSVFIAETLAARLAASANVIVRHRDAPVDASASSKLVA, from the coding sequence ATGCGCATAATCCTGATCACCGGTATATCCGGCTCCGGCAAGTCAGTTGCCTTGAACGCGCTTGAAGACGCGGGCTATTACTGCGTCGACAATTTGCCGCCGCGTTTCCTGCCGCAGCTGGCGTCCTACCTCGCCGAAGACGGGCACGACCGCCTCGCGGTCGCAATCGACGCACGTTCAAGCGCCTCGCTCGACGACATGCCCGCCATGATCCGCGACCTGTCGCGCGCGCATGACGTGCGCGTCCTCTTCCTGAACGCGAGCACGCAGTCGCTGATCCAGCGCTTCTCCGAAACACGCCGCCGTCATCCGCTGTCGGGTTCTACCGCGCATGATGCGGACGTCGGCCTGCTCACCTCGCTCGCGGAAGCGATCGAACGTGAACGCGAATTCGTCGCGGGTCTCGCGGAATTCGGGCATCAGATCGACACCAGCAATCTGCGCGCGAACGTGTTGCGCGCGTGGGTCAAGCGTTTCATCGAGCAGGAAGATGCGGGGCTCGTGCTGATGTTCGAGTCGTTCGGCTTCAAACGCGGCGTGCCGCTCGACGCCGATTTCGTCTTCGACGTACGCACGCTGCCGAACCCGTATTACGATCACGAATTGCGGCCGCTTACGGGCCTCGACAAACCGGTGATGGATTTTCTCGATGCATTGCCGGTTGTGCATGAAATGATCGACGATATCGAGAAGTTTCTCGCCAAATGGCTCCCACATTTCCGCGACGACAATCGTAGTTATCTGACCGTCGCGATTGGTTGCACGGGTGGCCAGCACCGTTCGGTGTTCATCGCGGAGACGCTTGCCGCGCGTCTCGCAGCCTCGGCGAATGTCATTGTGCGGCACCGCGATGCGCCGGTCGACGCCAGCGCATCATCGAAGTTAGTGGCTTAA
- the hprK gene encoding HPr(Ser) kinase/phosphatase produces MDTSSINAQSIFDDNAAMLKLSWLTGHEGWERGFSSESVANATSSADLVGHLNLIHPNRIQVLGDAEIDYYKRQTDEDRSRHMGELIALEPPFLVVAGGVAAPPELVLRCTRSSTPLFTTPMSAAAVIDSLRLYMSRILAPRATLHGVFLDILGMGVLLTGDSGLGKSELGLELISRGHGLVADDAVDFVRLGPDFVEGRCPPLLQNLLEVRGLGLLDIKTIFGETAVRRKMKLKLIVQLVRRPDGEFQRLPLESQTVDVLGLPISKVTIQVAAGRNLAVLVEAAVRNTILQLRGIDTLRDFMDRQRLAMQDPDSQFPGKLI; encoded by the coding sequence ATGGATACGTCCAGCATCAACGCCCAGAGCATTTTCGACGACAACGCCGCCATGCTGAAACTGAGCTGGCTGACGGGGCATGAAGGCTGGGAGCGCGGCTTTTCTTCGGAATCGGTCGCCAATGCCACGTCGAGCGCCGACCTTGTCGGCCACTTGAACCTGATCCACCCGAACCGGATCCAGGTGCTCGGCGACGCCGAAATCGACTATTACAAGCGCCAAACCGACGAAGACCGCTCGCGCCACATGGGCGAGCTGATCGCGTTGGAGCCACCGTTTCTGGTGGTGGCGGGCGGCGTGGCCGCGCCGCCGGAACTGGTGCTGCGCTGCACGCGCTCGTCCACGCCGCTGTTCACCACGCCGATGTCCGCCGCCGCGGTGATCGACAGCCTGCGTTTGTACATGTCGCGCATTCTCGCGCCGCGCGCCACGCTGCACGGCGTGTTTCTCGACATTCTCGGCATGGGCGTGCTCCTCACCGGCGACTCGGGCCTCGGCAAGAGCGAACTCGGGCTGGAGTTGATCAGCCGCGGCCATGGCCTCGTTGCGGACGACGCCGTGGATTTCGTGCGCCTCGGCCCGGACTTCGTCGAAGGGCGTTGCCCGCCGCTGCTGCAGAACCTGCTCGAAGTACGCGGCCTCGGTCTGCTCGACATCAAGACGATCTTCGGTGAAACCGCTGTGCGGCGGAAAATGAAGCTGAAGCTGATCGTGCAACTGGTACGCCGTCCTGACGGTGAATTCCAGCGCCTGCCGCTGGAAAGCCAAACCGTCGACGTGCTCGGCCTGCCGATCAGCAAGGTCACGATTCAGGTGGCCGCCGGCCGAAATCTCGCTGTGCTGGTCGAGGCGGCGGTGCGCAACACGATCCTGCAACTGCGCGGCATCGACACGCTGCGCGACTTCATGGACCGGCAGCGCCTCGCAATGCAAGACCCCGACAGCCAGTTTCCCGGCAAACTGATCTGA